A section of the Alkalihalobacillus sp. LMS39 genome encodes:
- a CDS encoding VOC family protein: protein MLENILFNEIPVRNLKKAIDWYKEVLRLEFVWESEEEKLAQLNLPSGQMLFLVETADETKANFTVNGKQHNVIGFQTKEIEKLYAHLQQQHVKVEAIEDDGVGNQFLHFYDPDGNLFNVQCDKGMAI, encoded by the coding sequence ATGCTAGAAAACATTTTGTTTAATGAAATACCGGTGAGAAACTTAAAAAAGGCGATTGATTGGTATAAAGAAGTGTTACGACTAGAGTTCGTTTGGGAAAGTGAAGAAGAGAAATTAGCTCAACTTAATTTGCCTTCTGGTCAAATGCTGTTTTTAGTAGAAACAGCTGATGAGACAAAAGCTAATTTTACTGTTAATGGAAAGCAACACAATGTTATAGGGTTTCAAACAAAAGAAATTGAGAAGTTATACGCCCATTTACAGCAACAACATGTCAAGGTCGAAGCAATTGAAGACGATGGAGTAGGAAATCAATTTCTTCATTTTTATGACCCTGACGGAAACTTATTTAATGTGCAATGTGATAAAGGAATGGCCATATGA
- a CDS encoding DUF5667 domain-containing protein has protein sequence MQKIKLQGNTRKLVATLILGAVVAFPIGAGQVFAENDEPVEIVEEEEVIIEAPALLPGDFFYFIKKLKENVQLAFTFNEDKEAELLASFVEERIKEAEALFELGDVEGATEILQKALEQQEAALEKIKEENESSEEVEETVQEEVSLVDPTRAALEEKFSANIVALTAALEKVENPKAKEALQKNIEKAQEKLEVKVNKRLAKIEKKQQKQAGKEEIEETEEKEIEQEGPSVEEEEKIEIAEVSETTNEVEKQVVVNKGKEKVAEQNKQKKPEKQQKNEAKKEEKQVKKEQRQQEKGAKKEQQKEDKQAKKAERKEQKKEQENKRENNGKKEKE, from the coding sequence ATGCAAAAAATCAAATTACAAGGAAACACTCGTAAACTAGTAGCAACCCTGATTCTGGGTGCCGTAGTTGCGTTTCCTATCGGAGCAGGGCAAGTCTTTGCTGAAAATGATGAGCCTGTTGAAATTGTAGAAGAGGAAGAGGTAATTATTGAGGCACCCGCTCTTCTGCCAGGAGATTTCTTTTATTTTATAAAAAAACTAAAGGAAAATGTTCAACTTGCATTCACATTTAATGAAGATAAAGAAGCGGAATTACTCGCTTCGTTTGTAGAAGAACGGATAAAAGAAGCAGAAGCACTATTCGAACTTGGCGATGTTGAGGGAGCCACTGAGATTTTGCAAAAAGCTCTTGAACAACAAGAAGCTGCGCTAGAAAAGATAAAAGAAGAAAATGAATCAAGCGAAGAGGTAGAAGAAACAGTACAAGAGGAAGTAAGTCTTGTTGACCCGACTCGAGCTGCATTGGAAGAAAAGTTTTCAGCGAATATTGTGGCTTTAACCGCTGCTCTTGAAAAAGTTGAAAATCCAAAGGCAAAAGAAGCACTGCAAAAAAATATCGAAAAAGCTCAAGAAAAATTAGAAGTGAAAGTGAATAAACGTCTTGCTAAAATTGAGAAGAAACAACAAAAGCAGGCGGGCAAAGAAGAAATAGAGGAAACCGAAGAAAAGGAAATAGAACAAGAGGGTCCTTCCGTTGAAGAAGAGGAAAAAATTGAGATAGCTGAAGTTTCTGAGACAACCAATGAAGTAGAGAAACAAGTCGTTGTGAATAAAGGAAAAGAAAAAGTTGCTGAGCAAAACAAACAAAAGAAGCCAGAGAAGCAACAAAAGAATGAAGCAAAGAAAGAAGAAAAGCAAGTAAAGAAAGAACAGCGACAGCAAGAAAAGGGAGCAAAGAAAGAACAGCAAAAAGAGGATAAACAAGCAAAAAAAGCAGAACGAAAAGAACAGAAGAAAGAGCAAGAGAACAAACGAGAAAATAATGGTAAGAAGGAAAAGGAATAG